In Opitutaceae bacterium TAV5, one genomic interval encodes:
- a CDS encoding peptidase, with translation MPRFRRLLVSALLPVILIYTGYCLMLALVRDRLLFAQHNRARAAGHTAPAGFETWWLDLPDGEGRVEAWWSPAPGATREKPAPAVLYFHGNAQLIDDSTGAARVWNGLGVSTLLVSYRGYGRSGGKPTADNGITDAVAWFDRLAARPEVDARAILAHGYSLGGAFAAQLATRRPVAGLALESTFASIPRMAHAYGVWIYFPHERLDTVAALKKLPSGVPVLVTHGTQDRVVPFSENRPLLDARPDTIRHTGDFGHMPWAQEESGHALLRQLLAAATDGATPGLTP, from the coding sequence ATGCCACGCTTCCGCCGCCTTCTCGTGTCCGCACTTCTTCCCGTCATTCTCATCTATACCGGCTACTGCCTGATGCTCGCCCTGGTGCGGGACCGGCTGCTCTTCGCCCAGCACAACCGCGCCCGCGCCGCCGGCCACACCGCGCCGGCAGGCTTCGAAACCTGGTGGCTCGATCTGCCGGACGGCGAAGGCCGCGTCGAGGCGTGGTGGTCCCCCGCGCCCGGCGCCACCCGTGAGAAACCCGCTCCGGCCGTCCTCTATTTTCATGGCAACGCCCAGCTCATCGACGACAGCACCGGCGCGGCCCGGGTATGGAACGGGCTCGGCGTGTCCACCCTCCTCGTCAGTTACCGCGGCTATGGACGCTCCGGCGGCAAGCCGACAGCCGACAACGGCATCACCGATGCCGTCGCCTGGTTCGACCGCCTCGCCGCCCGCCCCGAAGTCGATGCGCGGGCGATCCTCGCCCACGGTTACTCGCTCGGCGGCGCCTTTGCCGCGCAACTCGCCACCCGTCGCCCCGTCGCCGGGCTCGCCCTGGAAAGCACCTTTGCCAGCATCCCGCGCATGGCGCATGCCTACGGCGTCTGGATCTATTTCCCGCACGAGCGGCTCGATACCGTGGCCGCCCTGAAAAAACTCCCGTCCGGAGTGCCTGTTCTCGTCACGCACGGCACGCAGGATCGTGTCGTCCCGTTCTCCGAAAACCGCCCTCTTCTCGACGCCCGCCCCGACACCATCCGGCACACCGGCGATTTCGGCCACATGCCCTGGGCGCAGGAAGAATCCGGACACGCCCTGCTGCGCCAGTTGCTCGCGGCCGCCACCGACGGAGCCACACCGGGCTTGACGCCCTGA